In Sebaldella termitidis ATCC 33386, one DNA window encodes the following:
- a CDS encoding NADH-quinone oxidoreductase subunit NuoF, which translates to MRSSITKERNYKKQVLVCCGVNCLTSGNDIILDKFQSRMKEMRLDNEINVTKTGCFGFCARGPIVEILPDKIFYTEITLDDVDKIIDKHLLKNQEIEELLYTNPLTKEKISKPKNMDFYKKQKKIALRNCGIIDPENIDDYVLADGYTALDKALKMTPEEVVEIIKKSGLRGRGGAGFPTGKKWEIALHNKAPKKYVVCNADEGDPGAFMDRSILEGDPHSIVEAMAVCGYAIGAEYGLVYIRAEYPNAMKILAKAIKDAKNHGFLGKNIYNTNFNFDIQLKYGAGAFVCGEETALIRSMQGKRGEPVNKPPFPAERGYKNSPTNVNNVETLANIPVIIKKGAEWFRSFGTENSPGTKVFALAGKINNTGLIEVPMGTTLREIIYEIGGGIKNGKKFKAVQTGGPSGGCLTMDDLDTPIDFDNLVAKGSMMGSGGMIIMDEDNCMPAVAKFYLDFTVDESCGKCTPCRIGNKRLLEILKRITDGEGTEDDLDTLKELSLIIKDSALCGLGQTAPNPVLSTLEKFWDEYVAHVRDKKCPSGQCKALIKYVINNKCIGCTLCARICPESCITGSPKQRHYIDAEKCIKCGSCYEACKFHAINRD; encoded by the coding sequence ATGAGAAGCAGTATTACCAAGGAAAGAAATTACAAAAAACAGGTACTTGTCTGCTGTGGAGTAAACTGTCTCACTTCGGGAAATGACATTATTCTGGATAAATTTCAGAGCAGGATGAAAGAAATGAGGCTGGATAACGAAATAAACGTAACAAAAACAGGCTGCTTCGGCTTTTGTGCCAGAGGCCCTATAGTAGAAATCCTCCCTGATAAAATCTTTTATACTGAAATAACATTGGATGACGTTGACAAAATTATAGACAAACATCTCTTAAAAAATCAGGAAATCGAAGAACTCTTATACACCAATCCTCTTACCAAAGAAAAAATAAGCAAACCTAAAAATATGGACTTTTATAAAAAACAGAAAAAAATTGCTCTCAGAAACTGTGGTATTATTGATCCAGAAAATATAGACGACTATGTTTTAGCTGACGGATATACTGCTTTGGACAAAGCTTTGAAAATGACTCCAGAAGAAGTCGTGGAAATCATCAAAAAATCAGGACTCAGAGGCCGCGGCGGTGCAGGCTTTCCTACTGGAAAAAAATGGGAAATAGCACTTCATAATAAGGCACCGAAAAAATATGTAGTCTGTAATGCTGATGAAGGTGATCCCGGAGCATTTATGGACAGATCTATCCTCGAAGGTGATCCTCATTCCATTGTGGAAGCTATGGCTGTCTGCGGTTATGCCATCGGAGCTGAATATGGTCTTGTATATATCAGGGCAGAATACCCTAATGCAATGAAAATCCTTGCTAAAGCTATAAAAGATGCAAAAAATCACGGCTTTCTCGGGAAAAATATTTATAATACCAATTTTAATTTTGATATTCAGCTGAAATATGGTGCCGGTGCTTTTGTCTGCGGCGAAGAAACCGCTCTTATACGTTCCATGCAGGGAAAAAGAGGGGAGCCTGTTAATAAACCGCCGTTTCCCGCAGAAAGAGGATATAAAAATTCTCCTACCAATGTAAATAATGTGGAAACTTTAGCTAATATTCCGGTTATTATAAAAAAAGGCGCAGAATGGTTCAGATCCTTTGGTACTGAAAATTCACCGGGAACAAAGGTATTTGCCCTTGCCGGAAAAATTAACAATACCGGTCTTATAGAAGTCCCTATGGGAACTACACTAAGAGAAATTATATACGAAATCGGCGGCGGAATCAAAAACGGCAAAAAATTCAAAGCTGTCCAGACAGGAGGACCGTCAGGAGGCTGTCTTACTATGGATGATCTGGATACTCCCATTGATTTTGACAATCTTGTTGCCAAAGGCTCTATGATGGGTTCCGGAGGTATGATTATTATGGATGAAGATAACTGCATGCCTGCCGTGGCAAAATTCTACCTTGATTTTACCGTGGATGAATCCTGCGGAAAATGTACTCCGTGCAGAATAGGAAATAAAAGACTTCTTGAAATATTAAAAAGAATAACTGATGGTGAAGGAACTGAGGATGATCTGGATACACTAAAAGAGCTTTCACTAATTATAAAAGATTCTGCATTATGCGGCTTGGGACAGACAGCTCCAAATCCTGTTCTTTCTACTCTTGAAAAATTCTGGGATGAATATGTCGCCCACGTAAGAGATAAAAAATGCCCTTCCGGACAGTGTAAAGCTTTGATAAAATATGTAATAAACAACAAATGTATAGGGTGTACGCTCTGTGCAAGAATCTGCCCCGAATCCTGCATTACCGGAAGCCCGAAACAAAGACATTATATTGATGCCGAAAAGTGTATTAAATGCGGTTCATGTTATGAGGCCTGTAAATTTCATGCAATTAACAGAGATTAA
- a CDS encoding NADH-dependent [FeFe] hydrogenase, group A6, which yields MKHNLITLTIDHKTVEVPEGTTILAAAKSVGISIPTLCYLNLSDFGCVNTPSSCRMCLVEVEGRRNLAPACVTPASDKMTVSTNSVRALKTRKTMLELLLSDHPKDCLTCQKSGNCELQSLADKFSIRDIKLKGEQSAYRLDISKSLIRDMDKCIMCRRCETMCNEVQTVGVLSAINRGFESVIATAMEINLSDSVCTYCGQCAAVCPTGALVENDATWDVVKALGDPEKTVIVQTAPSVRAALGEEFGLEPGTLVTGKMVAALRGLGFDKVFDTDFGADLTIMEEASEFLDRLTRHLDGDTSVKLPILTSCCPAWVNFFEHNFSDLLDVPSTSKSPMQMFSAVVKNVYAQELGVDRKNLVVVSVMPCLAKKYEASRDEFSIGNDYDTDIVLSTRELAKLIKQYNIEFNLLKDEEFDNPLGESTGASIIFGRTGGVIEAALRTAADWYTKEDLQDIDYTQVRGFEGVRSADVKIGDLELKIGIAHGLGEARKLLEEVRAGKSAYHAIEIMACKGGCIGGGGQPYHHGNTAILKKRTEALKTEDESKKIRKSHENPYIIKLYKEYFGEPLSHRSHELLHTKYFKKHKI from the coding sequence ATGAAACATAATTTAATCACCCTTACTATAGATCATAAAACTGTGGAAGTACCTGAAGGCACTACCATACTTGCTGCAGCTAAAAGTGTCGGCATTAGTATTCCTACTCTCTGTTACCTGAATCTTTCAGACTTCGGCTGTGTAAATACCCCGTCTTCTTGCAGAATGTGTCTTGTAGAAGTAGAAGGCAGAAGAAATCTTGCTCCTGCATGCGTTACTCCTGCTTCTGATAAAATGACAGTCAGTACTAACTCTGTAAGAGCACTGAAAACCAGAAAAACAATGCTGGAATTACTTCTTTCAGATCACCCGAAAGACTGCCTGACCTGTCAGAAATCAGGAAACTGTGAATTGCAGAGCCTTGCTGATAAATTTTCTATAAGAGATATAAAGCTGAAAGGAGAACAGTCTGCTTACAGACTGGATATCTCAAAATCCCTTATCCGTGATATGGATAAATGTATTATGTGCCGCCGCTGTGAAACAATGTGCAATGAAGTACAGACTGTAGGAGTATTATCTGCTATAAACAGAGGGTTTGAATCTGTTATTGCCACTGCTATGGAAATAAATCTGAGTGACTCTGTATGCACATATTGCGGACAGTGTGCTGCCGTCTGTCCCACAGGAGCCTTGGTAGAGAATGATGCTACATGGGATGTTGTCAAAGCTTTGGGAGACCCGGAAAAAACAGTCATTGTCCAGACTGCTCCTTCGGTAAGGGCAGCACTCGGAGAAGAATTCGGGCTGGAGCCGGGAACACTTGTTACGGGTAAAATGGTGGCAGCATTGCGCGGTCTTGGTTTTGACAAGGTATTTGATACAGATTTTGGTGCTGATCTTACTATAATGGAAGAAGCTTCCGAATTTTTAGACAGATTAACACGGCATCTTGACGGTGACACCAGTGTAAAACTTCCTATACTTACTTCTTGCTGTCCTGCATGGGTAAACTTTTTTGAGCATAATTTCAGCGACCTTCTGGATGTTCCTTCCACTTCAAAATCTCCTATGCAGATGTTCAGTGCCGTAGTAAAAAATGTTTACGCTCAGGAGCTGGGTGTAGACAGAAAAAACCTTGTGGTTGTTTCTGTTATGCCTTGTCTTGCAAAAAAATACGAAGCAAGCCGTGATGAATTTTCAATAGGAAATGACTATGATACTGATATCGTTCTTTCTACAAGGGAACTTGCAAAATTAATAAAACAATATAATATAGAATTTAATCTGCTGAAAGATGAAGAGTTTGATAATCCTCTCGGAGAATCAACAGGTGCAAGTATTATTTTCGGAAGAACAGGGGGAGTTATTGAAGCAGCGCTCAGAACAGCTGCTGACTGGTATACCAAAGAAGATCTGCAGGACATTGATTATACTCAGGTCAGAGGATTTGAAGGAGTTCGAAGTGCTGATGTAAAAATCGGCGATCTGGAGCTGAAAATCGGAATTGCTCATGGTCTGGGAGAAGCACGCAAGCTGCTTGAGGAAGTAAGAGCCGGAAAATCTGCATACCATGCTATAGAAATAATGGCCTGTAAAGGCGGATGTATCGGCGGCGGCGGACAGCCTTACCATCACGGGAATACTGCTATACTAAAGAAGCGAACCGAGGCGCTCAAAACTGAAGACGAATCTAAAAAAATCAGAAAATCCCATGAGAATCCTTATATTATAAAACTATATAAAGAGTATTTCGGAGAGCCTTTAAGCCACAGATCCCACGAATTACTGCATACAAAATATTTCAAAAAGCATAAAATATAA
- a CDS encoding glycerate kinase, with the protein MKVVAAIDSFKGSMTSLEVAAAFEKGVKKVYKDAEFIKIPLADGGEGTVKALIDNLDGKMVNIKVKDPLMRDIDSFYGISGDGKTAVIEMAAASGLPLLSPDERNPLKATTFGTGELIKDALEKGCREFIIGIGGSATNDAGTGMLSALGYIFLDENGNELEPNGENLINIKSFKDDKVMKEVSEAKFLIACDVDNPFYGTNGAAHVYGKQKGATGDIIKILDDGMRNFSNVIEKIKKTDISNISGSGAAGGLGGAFTAFFNSELKPGIDIITEKIELENKINGSDYVITGEGRIDFQSAMGKTPSGVAKLAKKYGIPVIAIGGSVDDEIGNIYDCGITAAFSIIDSPMTLGEAMDTKNAQRLVEKTAEQIFRLIKQNKKN; encoded by the coding sequence GTGAAAGTAGTAGCAGCAATAGATTCATTTAAAGGCAGTATGACATCATTGGAAGTAGCAGCAGCATTTGAAAAAGGTGTAAAAAAAGTATATAAGGATGCCGAATTCATAAAAATTCCTCTTGCAGACGGCGGGGAAGGAACGGTAAAAGCACTGATAGATAATCTGGACGGAAAAATGGTCAATATTAAGGTGAAGGATCCTTTGATGCGTGATATAGATTCATTTTACGGCATTTCTGGAGACGGGAAAACAGCAGTAATAGAGATGGCAGCAGCAAGCGGACTCCCGCTTCTCAGCCCGGACGAACGCAATCCTCTAAAAGCTACGACATTCGGAACAGGAGAGCTGATAAAAGATGCTCTTGAAAAAGGATGCCGGGAGTTTATTATAGGAATTGGGGGAAGTGCGACTAATGATGCAGGTACAGGGATGCTTTCAGCTCTTGGATATATATTTCTGGATGAAAACGGGAATGAATTGGAACCAAACGGAGAGAATCTTATTAATATAAAAAGTTTTAAGGATGATAAAGTCATGAAAGAAGTGTCAGAAGCAAAATTTCTGATTGCATGTGATGTGGACAATCCTTTTTACGGAACTAACGGTGCCGCCCATGTATACGGGAAACAAAAAGGTGCTACCGGTGATATTATAAAAATACTTGATGACGGCATGAGAAATTTTTCAAATGTAATAGAAAAAATAAAAAAAACTGATATTTCAAATATTTCCGGTTCAGGAGCAGCAGGAGGACTTGGAGGAGCATTTACAGCCTTTTTTAATTCAGAATTGAAACCAGGAATAGATATCATTACTGAAAAAATAGAATTGGAAAATAAGATAAACGGTTCGGACTATGTTATTACGGGAGAAGGAAGAATAGATTTTCAGTCGGCGATGGGAAAAACACCGTCAGGAGTGGCAAAGCTGGCTAAAAAATACGGAATTCCTGTTATAGCAATAGGCGGAAGTGTTGATGATGAGATAGGTAATATATATGACTGCGGTATTACAGCAGCTTTTTCAATAATAGATTCACCGATGACTCTTGGTGAAGCTATGGATACAAAAAATGCACAAAGACTGGTAGAAAAAACAGCAGAACAGATATTCAGACTTATAAAACAGAATAAAAAAAATTAA
- a CDS encoding FadR/GntR family transcriptional regulator, whose protein sequence is MDDKVGKVFNYVQEKILTGEWDIGDKITPEISLSKELGVSRSVVREAIKKFVALNILSRTQGGGTYVNNLTPNIYFNDIIPNISLNLDGYLEILEVRKALDPLAVSVAMANNCSILTAELIPIVEKMMEHKDSDREFNEWDMEFHKKIAECTDNELMTRLYDIISQLLKIHGRRNIDKDNSENQDRLEEHIKILNAIRENDIETAKIFSVRHVESSINEVKENM, encoded by the coding sequence ATGGATGATAAGGTTGGTAAAGTATTTAACTATGTACAGGAAAAAATTTTGACGGGCGAATGGGATATAGGAGATAAAATAACACCGGAAATATCTCTTTCCAAAGAATTAGGCGTCAGCCGGTCAGTAGTAAGAGAGGCTATAAAAAAATTTGTTGCGCTAAACATACTTTCGAGAACACAGGGCGGTGGGACTTATGTAAACAATTTAACGCCGAATATTTATTTTAATGATATTATACCGAATATTTCACTTAATTTGGACGGATATCTCGAAATACTGGAAGTGAGAAAAGCTCTGGATCCGCTTGCAGTCAGTGTGGCAATGGCTAATAACTGCAGCATTTTGACAGCGGAACTGATACCGATTGTAGAAAAAATGATGGAGCATAAAGATTCAGACAGGGAATTCAACGAATGGGATATGGAATTTCATAAAAAAATTGCAGAATGTACTGATAATGAACTAATGACTAGATTATATGATATAATATCGCAATTATTAAAAATTCACGGACGAAGAAATATTGATAAAGATAATAGCGAGAATCAGGACAGACTTGAAGAACATATAAAAATTTTGAATGCAATAAGAGAAAATGATATTGAAACAGCAAAGATTTTTTCTGTAAGACATGTAGAAAGCTCAATAAATGAAGTTAAGGAAAATATGTAA